In Candidatus Bathyarchaeum sp., a single genomic region encodes these proteins:
- a CDS encoding fibrillarin-like rRNA/tRNA 2'-O-methyltransferase yields VVAFRYNMSPILADARLPESYSRMVEQVTTIYCDVAQPEQAKLLADNADMFLADGGWVMLAIKSQSIDVTKDPQQVFQQETKILESRGFNVKQVVGLEPFDKAHVMVVAQK; encoded by the coding sequence ATGTTGTTGCTTTTCGGTATAACATGTCTCCGATTTTGGCTGATGCACGGTTACCCGAGTCTTATTCTCGTATGGTTGAGCAAGTAACCACCATCTACTGTGACGTGGCGCAGCCTGAACAAGCTAAACTTTTGGCGGATAATGCGGACATGTTTTTGGCAGATGGTGGCTGGGTTATGTTGGCCATTAAATCTCAAAGCATCGACGTAACCAAAGACCCCCAACAAGTTTTCCAACAAGAAACAAAAATTCTAGAGTCACGAGGATTCAACGTCAAACAAGTAGTCGGCCTAGAGCCCTTCGACAAGGCTCATGTAATGGTTGTTGCACAAAAATAA